The following coding sequences are from one Helicobacter sp. 12S02232-10 window:
- a CDS encoding GtrA family protein, producing the protein MKYSNSFILYLLVGGINTIIGFGIIFLLMFLGVNAELSNLSGYACGFICSYFLNKSITFKSKNSHKKDFIRFLIVTGIIYLINIAILFLLYRIFYINPYISQIIAGIFYTISGYCFNKLWTFKSL; encoded by the coding sequence ATGAAATATTCCAATTCTTTTATCTTGTATCTTCTAGTCGGAGGTATCAATACCATTATTGGATTTGGTATTATTTTCCTCTTGATGTTTCTTGGAGTAAATGCGGAATTGTCAAACTTATCAGGTTATGCGTGCGGTTTTATATGCTCATATTTTTTAAATAAATCCATCACTTTTAAATCTAAAAATTCACATAAGAAAGATTTTATTCGATTTTTGATAGTAACAGGAATTATTTATTTAATTAATATTGCTATTTTATTCCTATTATATAGAATATTTTACATTAATCCTTACATTTCTCAAATCATTGCAGGAATTTTCTACACAATAAGTGGCTATTGCTTCAATAAGCTTTGGACATTTAAATCCTTATAA
- the purN gene encoding phosphoribosylglycinamide formyltransferase, with protein MRKINLVILFSGNGSNMQNIIQSFHNKEFVQDSKKNVITNITSCVSNNPDAYGVFRCRELGIKCEILPHKDFKNREEFDKALLGLVQRYSPDLVILAGFMRILTPVFTSQIKCINIHPSLLPQHKGANAIKDTYDSDDEQGGVSVHWVNDVLDGGEIILQDSIPKISGESFESFEKRIHSLEYSLYPQAILQVLNLTSVIKNG; from the coding sequence TTGAGAAAAATAAATTTAGTGATTCTTTTTAGTGGCAATGGAAGCAATATGCAAAATATTATCCAAAGCTTCCATAATAAAGAGTTTGTTCAAGACTCTAAAAAAAATGTAATTACAAATATTACATCTTGCGTGAGCAATAATCCTGATGCTTATGGAGTTTTTCGGTGTAGAGAATTAGGCATAAAATGTGAGATTTTGCCTCATAAAGATTTTAAAAACAGAGAAGAATTTGATAAGGCACTTCTTGGACTTGTTCAAAGATATAGCCCTGATTTAGTGATATTGGCAGGATTTATGCGTATTTTAACCCCTGTTTTTACCTCTCAAATCAAGTGTATTAATATCCATCCCTCGCTTTTGCCTCAGCACAAGGGAGCAAATGCTATTAAAGACACTTATGATTCAGATGATGAGCAAGGAGGTGTGAGTGTGCATTGGGTGAATGATGTTTTGGACGGCGGAGAAATTATTTTGCAAGATTCTATCCCAAAAATTTCGGGGGAAAGTTTTGAATCTTTTGAGAAAAGAATCCATTCTCTAGAATACTCATTATATCCCCAAGCTATTCTTCAAGTCTTAAATTTGACATCGGTTATTAAAAATGGATAA
- the flhA gene encoding flagellar biosynthesis protein FlhA has product MASERQKNAIKKIVPFFRQLTESKDLTVVVFVIAILAIIIVPLPPFLLDFLLTISIALSVLIILIGLYITKPTDFSAFPTLLLIVTLYRLALNVATTRMILTEGYKGPEAVSDIIAAFGEFTVGGNYVIGTIIFTILVLVNLLVVTNGSTRVTEVRARFALDAMPGKQMAIDADLNSGLIDNEEAKNRRAALTQEADFYGAMDGASKFVKGDAIASIIITLINIIGGFLVGIFQKDMSIAYSASTFTILTIGDGLVGQIPALIIATATGIVATRTTQGEEENFASKLITQLTNKSKTLIIVGSILLLFATVPGLPTFSLGFVGCLFLFIAWLISREDKKNLFSAFEKWLGKKMDMDLSSSEEDTTQDPALASHTPATKQQKTLEEIKKEEEKAIDEVLKIELLELALGYQLIGLADVKQGGDLLERVRGIRKKIAADYGFLMPQIRIRDNLQLPPTYYEIKLKGIVIGEGSVMPDKFLAMNTGFVGKEIEGIPTKEPAFGMDALWIEPKDKEEAIIQGYTIIDPSTVIATHMSELVKNYAEEFITKDEVKSLMDRLAKDYPAIIDEAKKIPTGVIRSVLQELLHEKIPIRDMLTILETITDIAPLVQNDVAIITEQVRAKLARVITNIFKSEDGNLKLLTLSTNSEQYLLGKLKEQPSGKTLLLNANEMQKLIETISEESMKVLQKGIAPVILIVDPELRRPLANKMEQFKLDLIVLSHAELDTNAKYEVLGNININFKE; this is encoded by the coding sequence GTGGCTTCAGAAAGACAAAAAAACGCAATCAAAAAAATCGTTCCGTTTTTTCGACAATTGACCGAATCAAAAGATTTGACGGTTGTCGTATTTGTGATTGCAATACTTGCTATCATCATTGTCCCCCTCCCGCCTTTCTTGTTGGATTTTCTTCTGACGATTTCCATCGCATTATCAGTTTTGATTATTTTAATCGGTTTATACATCACTAAACCGACTGATTTTTCTGCATTTCCAACCTTGCTTTTAATCGTAACACTTTATCGCCTCGCACTCAATGTTGCCACGACTAGAATGATCCTTACTGAAGGCTATAAAGGTCCTGAAGCCGTAAGCGATATCATTGCAGCATTTGGAGAATTTACCGTCGGCGGAAATTATGTTATTGGAACGATTATCTTTACTATCCTTGTGCTTGTCAATTTATTGGTTGTTACTAACGGCTCTACTCGCGTTACAGAAGTTAGAGCAAGATTTGCTCTTGATGCAATGCCTGGAAAACAAATGGCGATTGATGCGGATTTAAATTCAGGATTGATTGATAATGAAGAAGCCAAAAATCGCCGTGCCGCCCTAACTCAAGAAGCCGATTTTTATGGCGCAATGGATGGAGCAAGCAAATTTGTCAAAGGAGATGCAATTGCTTCCATTATCATCACGCTTATCAATATAATCGGCGGTTTTTTGGTGGGGATATTTCAAAAAGATATGAGTATCGCTTATAGTGCTTCCACTTTTACGATTTTAACCATTGGTGATGGCTTAGTCGGTCAAATTCCTGCCCTTATCATTGCTACAGCCACAGGTATTGTAGCGACTAGAACCACGCAAGGAGAAGAAGAGAATTTTGCTTCAAAACTCATCACCCAACTCACCAACAAAAGCAAAACGCTTATTATTGTTGGCTCTATATTGCTTTTATTTGCAACAGTTCCAGGTCTCCCGACTTTTTCACTTGGCTTTGTGGGATGTTTATTTTTGTTTATTGCTTGGCTCATATCGCGTGAGGATAAAAAAAATCTTTTCTCGGCGTTTGAAAAATGGCTTGGAAAAAAAATGGATATGGATCTTTCTTCAAGCGAAGAAGATACTACCCAAGATCCTGCCTTAGCTTCGCATACTCCAGCAACAAAACAACAAAAAACACTTGAAGAAATCAAAAAAGAAGAAGAAAAGGCAATTGATGAAGTTCTTAAAATTGAACTTCTTGAACTTGCACTCGGCTATCAGCTTATCGGACTTGCAGATGTCAAACAAGGTGGCGATTTACTTGAAAGAGTCAGAGGAATCAGAAAAAAAATTGCTGCTGACTATGGATTTTTAATGCCCCAAATCCGCATACGAGATAATCTACAGCTTCCCCCAACCTACTATGAAATCAAACTCAAAGGCATTGTTATCGGCGAAGGAAGCGTTATGCCCGATAAATTCCTAGCGATGAATACGGGTTTTGTAGGCAAAGAGATTGAGGGAATTCCTACCAAAGAGCCCGCCTTTGGAATGGATGCGCTATGGATTGAACCTAAAGACAAAGAAGAAGCAATCATTCAAGGTTATACCATTATTGACCCTTCCACAGTAATTGCAACCCATATGAGTGAGTTAGTCAAAAATTATGCTGAGGAATTCATTACCAAAGATGAAGTAAAATCCCTAATGGACAGACTTGCAAAAGATTATCCTGCCATCATTGATGAAGCTAAAAAAATCCCTACTGGTGTTATCCGATCGGTACTTCAAGAACTTTTGCACGAAAAAATCCCTATTCGAGATATGCTCACCATTCTTGAAACCATCACCGATATAGCCCCATTAGTACAAAATGACGTTGCCATCATCACCGAACAGGTTCGTGCCAAACTTGCACGCGTGATTACAAATATTTTTAAATCTGAAGATGGCAATTTAAAACTTTTGACCTTATCGACAAATTCCGAACAATATCTTTTGGGCAAACTCAAAGAGCAGCCCTCAGGAAAAACGCTTTTGCTAAATGCCAACGAAATGCAAAAACTTATCGAAACTATCAGTGAAGAATCGATGAAAGTGCTTCAAAAAGGTATAGCACCCGTAATTCTGATTGTAGATCCTGAACTCAGACGCCCTTTGGCAAACAAAATGGAACAATTCAAGCTTGATTTAATTGTCCTTAGCCACGCCGAGCTTGATACTAATGCAAAATACGAAGTATTAGGTAATATCAACATTAACTTTAAGGAGTAA
- a CDS encoding cation:proton antiporter, translating into MDNLFTFAIVAILILIAPYISKITKIPVVVVEIMLGALGYYFGIFKHSEGFNVVAEVGFLFLMFLCGMEVDLRGFKQLGKDFLKKAGVYFLVLYVVATSAVLILKLPPIYIAAFPVMSLGMIMALIKDYGKNMPWLDLALKIGVVGELVSIAVLVIINGSYSYGLTIDLYKTLAVLLLFLIVIIGLFQIGKILFWWFPNLKLFIMPYNDENNQDIRFSMMLFFGLIVIVMWLHLEIVLGAFLAGMIVATFFPYKHELVHKLNDIGFGFFVPLFFVHVGSTLDLSLVFHTPSLLVHGAFIVIGMILLRLFSATIAFRNYFKSAKNTVLFALSDSMPLTFLVATAALGLQLGAMNQNTYYAFLLAAVFEGVVFTILIKIVYTFWKSCPKPS; encoded by the coding sequence ATGGATAATTTATTTACATTTGCGATTGTTGCAATTTTAATTTTGATCGCTCCATATATCAGCAAAATAACAAAAATACCCGTTGTTGTTGTTGAGATAATGTTGGGGGCTTTGGGCTATTATTTTGGAATTTTTAAACATTCTGAGGGGTTTAATGTTGTTGCTGAAGTAGGATTTTTGTTTTTAATGTTTTTGTGTGGTATGGAGGTTGATTTACGCGGGTTCAAACAGCTTGGTAAGGATTTTTTAAAAAAAGCTGGCGTTTATTTTCTTGTTTTGTATGTGGTGGCAACATCGGCGGTTTTGATTTTAAAACTTCCTCCTATTTATATAGCAGCTTTTCCTGTAATGAGTTTGGGTATGATTATGGCTCTTATTAAAGATTACGGGAAAAATATGCCGTGGTTGGATTTGGCTCTTAAAATCGGAGTTGTCGGGGAGCTTGTCAGTATAGCTGTTTTGGTGATTATAAATGGTTCTTATTCTTATGGTCTTACTATTGATCTTTATAAAACTTTAGCTGTTTTGTTGTTATTTTTAATTGTTATCATAGGTTTATTTCAAATAGGAAAAATTTTATTTTGGTGGTTTCCAAATCTGAAGCTTTTCATTATGCCCTATAATGATGAAAATAATCAAGACATACGCTTTAGTATGATGTTATTTTTTGGGCTTATAGTCATTGTAATGTGGTTGCATTTGGAAATAGTTTTAGGGGCTTTTTTGGCAGGTATGATTGTAGCGACCTTTTTCCCTTATAAGCACGAATTAGTGCATAAGCTCAATGATATCGGGTTTGGTTTTTTTGTTCCGTTGTTTTTTGTCCACGTGGGCTCTACTTTGGATCTGTCTTTGGTTTTTCATACCCCAAGTTTGCTTGTTCACGGGGCATTTATCGTTATTGGGATGATTTTATTACGTTTGTTTTCAGCCACAATTGCTTTTAGAAACTATTTTAAAAGTGCTAAAAATACCGTATTGTTTGCTTTAAGCGATTCGATGCCTTTGACATTTTTGGTTGCTACGGCTGCGTTGGGCTTACAATTGGGGGCTATGAACCAAAATACTTATTACGCATTTTTATTAGCAGCGGTTTTTGAAGGGGTGGTATTTACAATCTTGATCAAGATAGTTTATACCTTTTGGAAATCTTGCCCTAAGCCGAGCTAA
- a CDS encoding O-antigen ligase family protein: MQLKYNKEGLEKFITLLACGVFLFSSVKSMSQVFMVLMLVSLLFYWACTHQLYDIPRQIKFIAYSFIAVFLTTIPNMLVNDSLSYGLRIFNQPLGYVVAAIILVLMIGLRVSLNQKMIFYSIGIACFINGAIAFFQRFVLGIERVNGLDIGITAFGNAGSVLALCAFAYFFIVRSVQKKLFFGASAILGCFVMVFSETRGVIMGFGVGFVLIVLLLVYCNKQKRLAILKYSSYFVLALCLLMVLVPQARESLTKRFDAIGSDINQYEKNDYDTSVGLRFEFWKEAIAIIRLSPIIGLSPKSILDRRYEIKALSKSRREPSDFTRYGRFHNEILNTFARKGVLGLLALLAVWISIAIFFWKNISKGDGIAAISMLGILVSYIVAGFVFEPMSAFGEGNYFLMVLVIFASLAFDFSRSEKSNDMHS; the protein is encoded by the coding sequence TTGCAACTCAAATATAATAAGGAGGGGCTAGAAAAGTTTATTACTCTTCTAGCTTGCGGAGTATTTCTCTTCTCTTCTGTTAAGTCTATGTCTCAAGTGTTTATGGTTTTAATGTTGGTTTCATTGCTTTTTTATTGGGCTTGTACCCACCAACTCTACGATATACCAAGACAAATAAAATTTATCGCCTATTCATTTATTGCTGTTTTTTTGACTACGATCCCTAATATGCTTGTAAATGATAGTTTAAGCTATGGTTTGAGGATTTTTAATCAGCCTTTGGGTTATGTCGTAGCAGCGATTATTTTGGTTTTAATGATTGGCTTAAGGGTATCTTTAAATCAAAAAATGATTTTTTATTCTATTGGTATTGCTTGTTTTATAAACGGAGCGATTGCATTTTTTCAAAGATTTGTCTTAGGGATAGAACGCGTGAATGGATTAGATATAGGAATCACAGCATTTGGAAATGCGGGATCTGTTTTGGCACTTTGTGCATTTGCTTATTTTTTTATCGTCCGATCTGTTCAAAAAAAGCTTTTTTTTGGAGCAAGCGCTATTCTTGGCTGTTTTGTTATGGTTTTTAGTGAAACTAGAGGCGTGATTATGGGATTTGGAGTAGGCTTTGTCCTGATTGTACTACTTTTGGTTTATTGTAACAAGCAAAAGAGATTAGCTATTTTAAAATATTCATCTTATTTTGTATTGGCTTTGTGTCTCTTGATGGTGTTGGTGCCTCAAGCCAGAGAGTCTTTAACGAAACGATTTGATGCTATTGGTTCTGATATTAATCAATATGAAAAAAATGATTATGATACAAGCGTAGGATTACGTTTTGAATTTTGGAAAGAAGCGATTGCTATTATCAGGCTTTCTCCTATTATCGGTTTGAGTCCTAAGAGTATTTTAGATAGAAGATATGAAATTAAAGCACTTTCAAAATCACGCAGGGAGCCATCAGACTTTACTCGTTACGGCAGATTTCATAATGAAATTTTAAATACTTTTGCTCGAAAGGGAGTATTGGGTTTATTGGCTTTGCTTGCGGTTTGGATTAGCATAGCAATTTTCTTTTGGAAAAATATTTCAAAGGGTGATGGGATTGCAGCTATCTCGATGCTTGGGATTTTGGTTTCTTATATTGTTGCCGGATTTGTTTTTGAGCCTATGAGTGCTTTTGGAGAGGGAAATTATTTTTTGATGGTTTTGGTTATTTTTGCTTCCCTTGCATTTGATTTTTCAAGGTCTGAAAAATCAAATGATATGCACTCTTAA
- the moaC gene encoding cyclic pyranopterin monophosphate synthase MoaC — protein sequence MNLSHINEKNHPTMVDVSLKNETKRVAIATGKITMSAQAYQAVIENTAHKGPVLQTAIIAAIMGAKKTSDLIPMCHPLFISGVDVMVDQDNENYTFILKSIVKTEGKTGVEMEALMSVSIGLLTIYDMVKAIDKGMVITEVRLESKSGGKSGDYYFNA from the coding sequence ATGAACTTGAGCCATATCAATGAAAAAAATCACCCGACAATGGTGGATGTTAGTCTTAAAAATGAAACAAAACGAGTTGCAATTGCCACCGGAAAAATCACGATGAGTGCCCAAGCTTATCAAGCTGTGATTGAAAATACCGCTCATAAAGGTCCTGTTTTACAAACTGCCATTATTGCTGCGATTATGGGGGCAAAGAAGACAAGCGATCTGATTCCGATGTGCCATCCTCTGTTTATTTCAGGAGTGGATGTGATGGTAGATCAAGATAATGAGAACTATACTTTTATATTGAAATCTATTGTGAAAACAGAGGGGAAAACGGGTGTAGAAATGGAAGCCCTAATGAGTGTAAGTATTGGGCTTTTAACGATTTATGATATGGTAAAAGCGATTGATAAGGGAATGGTAATTACTGAAGTGCGATTAGAGTCAAAAAGCGGGGGAAAAAGCGGGGATTATTATTTTAACGCTTAA
- a CDS encoding glycosyltransferase family 2 protein gives MFYGQIKPMGGGGKIPLMALIVPCYNEENLIIESLKTLQNKLFELKNSKLIAPESYIICVDDGSADKSFLLLQDYAKNTPYCTIIKLTKNYGHQKALLAGLKYANKRCDCCITIDCDLQQDIEKIPEFIDKYNQGSEIVIGIRNDRKSDGIFKKFSALSFYHIMKIFGTPIIPNHADYRLLGSKALKKLIKFKESNIFLRGLILELGFKTDYLYFDVKPRTLGISKYSLSKMLSLAIDGVTSFSTRPLHLISIIGILIFIISFLLGIYSLYIALFTNQIIPGWASIALPLYFLGGVQLLAMGVIGEYIGKIYSETKHRPLYLIESVIQNKKNLENSNPIHKKSSIATPKE, from the coding sequence ATGTTTTATGGACAGATTAAACCTATGGGGGGGGGGGGCAAAATTCCATTAATGGCACTCATTGTGCCTTGTTATAATGAAGAAAATCTCATTATAGAAAGTCTTAAAACCCTACAAAACAAGCTCTTTGAACTCAAAAATTCAAAGCTCATTGCTCCTGAAAGCTATATTATATGCGTGGATGATGGTAGTGCAGATAAAAGTTTTCTACTCTTGCAAGATTATGCCAAAAACACCCCTTATTGCACAATCATCAAACTCACAAAAAATTATGGACATCAAAAAGCACTTCTTGCCGGACTTAAGTATGCAAACAAGCGATGTGATTGCTGCATTACCATTGATTGCGATCTCCAACAAGACATAGAAAAAATCCCAGAATTTATCGATAAATACAATCAAGGATCTGAAATTGTAATCGGGATTCGCAACGATAGAAAAAGTGATGGTATATTTAAAAAATTCAGTGCCTTAAGCTTTTATCATATAATGAAAATATTTGGCACTCCTATCATACCAAATCACGCTGATTACAGACTTCTAGGCTCTAAAGCTTTAAAAAAATTAATAAAATTTAAAGAAAGCAATATTTTTTTAAGAGGCTTAATTTTAGAACTTGGTTTCAAGACAGATTATCTTTATTTTGATGTCAAACCTCGAACTCTTGGTATCTCAAAATACTCTTTGAGCAAAATGCTTTCTTTGGCAATTGATGGTGTCACAAGTTTTAGCACCCGACCACTTCACTTAATCAGCATCATAGGAATTTTGATTTTTATCATCAGTTTTTTATTAGGAATTTATAGCCTGTATATTGCTCTTTTTACAAATCAAATCATACCAGGTTGGGCATCTATCGCCCTACCCTTATATTTTCTAGGAGGCGTACAGCTTTTGGCGATGGGAGTTATCGGTGAATATATCGGTAAAATCTATTCGGAAACAAAACATCGACCCCTTTATCTAATAGAATCTGTTATTCAAAACAAAAAAAATTTAGAAAACTCAAACCCTATCCATAAAAAATCATCCATCGCAACCCCTAAGGAATAA
- a CDS encoding restriction endonuclease subunit S: LSSGGDVPKERWSKKMTDVYKVPIYSNGVENEGLYGYTDIPQIIKPSVTITGRGTIGSAFLRKQPFFPIIRLISATPKEFLNVSYLFYCIQSIKFKVPKSGIPQLTIPMVSNIKIPIPPIEVQNKIVHILDQFTDLTTELQAELTARKKQYEYYRDQLLTEFPNGVEYKKLGEIGKVSMCKRIMKAETSPIGDVPFYKIGTFGGKANAFITKEKFEEYREKYSFPKKGDILISASGTIGKMVIYNGEPSYYQDSNIVWIDNDESKVLNKWLYYCYKLKPWQVSTGGTISRLYNDNIEKAKIPIPPIEVQNKIVGILDRFDALCNDLCIGLPAEINARQKQYEYYRDQLLAFKEIG, translated from the coding sequence AATTGAGTTCAGGAGGGGATGTTCCAAAAGAACGATGGAGCAAGAAAATGACAGACGTATATAAAGTGCCGATATATAGCAATGGAGTAGAAAATGAGGGATTATATGGTTATACAGATATCCCTCAAATCATAAAACCAAGTGTTACTATTACCGGTAGGGGAACAATTGGAAGTGCTTTTTTAAGAAAACAACCATTTTTCCCAATTATTCGATTAATTTCAGCGACACCTAAAGAATTTTTAAATGTTTCATATTTGTTTTATTGCATTCAAAGCATAAAGTTTAAAGTTCCTAAGTCAGGAATTCCACAACTCACAATTCCAATGGTATCAAATATCAAAATCCCCATCCCACCCATAGAAGTCCAAAATAAAATCGTCCATATATTAGATCAATTCACAGATCTCACAACAGAACTTCAAGCAGAACTTACAGCTAGAAAAAAGCAATACGAATACTACCGCGACCAACTCCTTACAGAATTTCCTAATGGTGTGGAATATAAGAAATTAGGGGAAATAGGTAAAGTCTCTATGTGTAAAAGAATTATGAAGGCTGAAACAAGTCCTATTGGCGATGTACCATTTTATAAAATTGGAACATTTGGAGGCAAAGCAAATGCTTTTATTACGAAAGAAAAATTTGAAGAATACAGAGAAAAGTATTCTTTTCCAAAAAAAGGCGATATACTTATTTCAGCATCAGGAACAATAGGAAAGATGGTAATATATAATGGCGAACCTTCATATTATCAGGATTCAAACATTGTTTGGATAGATAATGATGAAAGTAAGGTATTGAATAAATGGCTTTATTATTGTTATAAATTAAAACCTTGGCAAGTTTCAACAGGTGGAACTATATCACGATTATATAATGACAATATTGAAAAAGCAAAAATCCCCATCCCACCCATAGAAGTCCAAAATAAAATCGTTGGGATTTTGGATCGATTTGATGCTTTGTGCAATGATCTTTGCATTGGTTTGCCTGCTGAAATCAATGCACGTCAAAAACAATATGAGTATTATCGGGATCAGTTATTGGCATTTAAGGAGATTGGGTGA
- a CDS encoding glycosyl transferase family 90 produces MKKNQFLYNLKGTSYLLYPQFLAKTALKAKLAKIESLKDEELQNLAKKVSYYCSFCTSPSMQIPSNPFRIELLKKGSRYFFDAYEYLRFFPKDLNYILAFGDINYELPAPSLCKSRPISNALSNNVLLKLDKLRHFKFFTSPPAIAYEDKKNTLFFRGACYQPHRQDFMQKYFGHPMCDLGHVGSPKKELITWQKEKISIEKHMQYKFILSLEGNDVASNLKWIMSSNSIAVMPKPKFETWFMEGTLIANQHYIEIKPDYSDLIERLDYFITHPKEAKEIIYYANLYTKQFLNKTTEDLISILVLRKYFYLTNQIEISGLEKELFKNQ; encoded by the coding sequence TTGAAGAAAAACCAATTTTTATACAACCTCAAAGGGACTAGCTATCTTTTATACCCGCAATTTTTAGCAAAAACTGCTTTAAAAGCAAAACTTGCAAAAATTGAAAGCCTCAAAGATGAAGAGTTGCAAAATTTAGCCAAGAAAGTTTCTTATTATTGCTCCTTTTGTACTTCTCCTTCAATGCAAATCCCATCAAATCCCTTTCGCATTGAGTTACTCAAAAAAGGATCAAGGTATTTTTTTGACGCTTATGAATATTTAAGATTTTTTCCGAAAGATTTAAATTATATCTTGGCATTTGGGGATATTAATTACGAACTTCCTGCCCCCTCTTTATGCAAATCCCGACCCATAAGCAACGCTTTGAGTAATAATGTACTTTTAAAATTGGACAAACTCCGACATTTTAAATTTTTTACCTCTCCTCCTGCAATTGCTTATGAAGATAAAAAAAATACTCTTTTTTTTCGTGGTGCTTGTTACCAACCCCACAGGCAAGATTTTATGCAAAAATATTTTGGACATCCTATGTGTGATTTAGGACACGTAGGCTCTCCAAAAAAAGAGCTTATCACTTGGCAAAAAGAAAAAATCAGCATAGAAAAACATATGCAGTATAAATTCATTCTTTCTCTTGAAGGAAATGATGTTGCAAGTAATTTAAAATGGATTATGAGTTCAAACTCAATTGCAGTAATGCCAAAACCTAAATTTGAAACGTGGTTTATGGAAGGGACATTGATTGCAAATCAACACTATATAGAAATAAAACCCGATTACAGCGACCTTATAGAAAGATTAGATTATTTTATCACTCACCCCAAAGAGGCTAAAGAGATTATTTATTATGCGAATCTTTATACAAAACAATTCTTGAATAAAACGACTGAAGATCTCATATCCATACTCGTTTTAAGAAAATATTTTTATCTTACCAATCAAATCGAAATATCTGGACTTGAAAAAGAATTATTCAAGAATCAATAG
- a CDS encoding DHHA1 domain-containing protein encodes MQVHHLSHIDLDGYGCQLISRHFFQNIYFYNANYGKEVLARINAILNNINHSLESRLEDKFHFKTHNKFLILITDLNLSSSESRYLQERVDEMRLNGKDIQITLLDHHISGEESAKIYHWYYLDINRCATKITYETLQQNYPLLKPQDKDWLTPMVEMINSVDIWKENGFGFEFGKVAMSMISNSNELNRFMFDTEHRDYKLQLLKQAKNYLQQENGEILFDNEIFRLKKIALGGNPDTSTMDNIASNAQVKLLSAKKDQCTLDCGDKKGFLSYSMGGISVLANLFLNQNPEFDFYIDVNPRGNVSMRSNGKCDVSAMSKEFFNGGGHKNASGGKIEGFKESFLYEDIKSQIEQIFQNSRERKGI; translated from the coding sequence ATGCAAGTCCATCATTTATCCCACATTGATCTTGACGGCTACGGCTGTCAGCTCATATCCAGACATTTTTTTCAAAATATTTACTTCTATAATGCCAATTACGGCAAAGAAGTCCTTGCAAGAATTAATGCCATTCTCAATAATATCAATCATTCTTTAGAATCCCGACTTGAAGATAAATTTCATTTCAAAACACATAATAAATTTCTTATCTTAATCACAGATCTTAATCTCTCCTCTTCAGAATCAAGATACCTCCAAGAAAGAGTTGATGAAATGCGTCTTAATGGAAAAGATATACAAATCACTCTACTTGATCACCATATTAGTGGCGAAGAATCCGCAAAAATTTACCATTGGTATTATCTAGACATCAATCGTTGCGCAACCAAAATCACATATGAAACCCTCCAACAAAATTATCCCCTTTTAAAACCTCAAGATAAAGATTGGCTTACTCCGATGGTAGAAATGATCAATTCTGTAGATATTTGGAAAGAAAACGGCTTTGGTTTTGAGTTTGGAAAAGTCGCTATGAGTATGATTTCAAACTCTAACGAACTCAATCGTTTTATGTTTGATACTGAGCATAGAGATTACAAACTGCAATTGCTCAAACAAGCTAAAAATTACCTCCAGCAAGAAAATGGTGAAATTTTATTTGACAATGAAATTTTCAGACTTAAAAAAATCGCACTAGGGGGCAATCCTGATACTTCTACAATGGATAATATTGCTTCAAATGCGCAAGTAAAATTATTATCAGCAAAAAAAGATCAATGCACTCTAGATTGCGGGGATAAAAAAGGATTCTTAAGCTATTCAATGGGGGGCATCAGCGTATTGGCAAATTTATTTTTAAATCAAAATCCCGAATTTGATTTTTATATCGACGTCAATCCTAGAGGAAACGTTAGTATGCGCTCAAATGGAAAATGCGATGTTAGTGCTATGAGCAAAGAGTTTTTTAACGGAGGAGGTCATAAAAATGCTTCCGGCGGAAAAATAGAGGGCTTTAAAGAAAGCTTTTTATATGAAGATATCAAAAGTCAAATCGAACAAATTTTTCAAAACTCAAGAGAAAGGAAGGGAATATGA
- the rpsO gene encoding 30S ribosomal protein S15, producing MALDTAKKQEIISKFARSEKDTGSCEIQIGILSARISELTQHLKQNPKDHSSRLGLLKLVGQRKHLLKYLKKTQYERYAKLITELGIKDR from the coding sequence ATGGCTTTAGATACGGCGAAAAAACAAGAAATCATTTCAAAATTTGCTCGAAGTGAGAAAGATACGGGCTCTTGTGAAATTCAGATCGGGATTCTTAGTGCAAGAATTTCAGAATTAACCCAACATTTAAAGCAAAATCCTAAGGATCACTCTAGTAGATTGGGTCTTTTGAAGCTTGTGGGTCAAAGAAAACATCTTCTTAAATATCTTAAGAAAACCCAATATGAAAGATATGCCAAATTAATCACAGAACTAGGTATCAAAGACAGATAA